TAATCTGGCTGGTCTGGTCTTGGCTCATGTATTATTCAGTGCCTGCTTATTGGCCGGTTGATTCTGTGTTTAGAGCAGAGGCATCTCTGTTGACCAGACCCACGGTGGCACTCAGCCCCACCCAGGCCTGCAGCAGCATCTCTCTAAACAAGCCCCCCCCGCCTGGTAGTGCTGCTTTATCACATCCCTGAGCTTCCCCCATGGCAACCTCAGCCCTCGTCAGACCAGCGCATCACACCCTAAACCCTAAAACATAGCATTACTGAGGGTTCTAATCAATGAACTAGTATCTGTCTTGTAACAGCACATCTtcagtaaacaacaacaacaacaacaacaatggcaGAGTCATGTGATGCAACAAACTGTAGAGATCAGACCCCACCCAGCTGTAGAGATCAGACCCCACCCAGCTGTAGAGGTCAGACCCCACCCAGCTGTAGAGGTCAGACCCCACCCAGCTGTAGAGATCAGACCCCACCCAGCTGTAGAGATCAGACCCCACCCAGCTGTAGAGATCAGACTCCACCCAGCTGTAGAGGTCAGACCCCACCCAGCTGTAGAGATCAGACCCCACCCAGCTGTAGAGGTCAGACCCCACCCAGCTGTAGAGATCAGACTCTCTGAGCAGTCACATGTCATAGTGGTCCTAGAACGCTACGCAGGAAAGTGTGTAGTGCATTTAAACAGACCGGTAAAACACCAAAACTGTTAAATTCTGTAAAATATGACAATTCTCACATTTTTGTCCACAATAAACACATATTTTGAGCGATGGCAAACTTCTAGTAAACACATGTCAATTTGTGTGAAGACCCATGGAAGTTACTAGGAAGGAACTAGGATACATGAGAAGATCGGTCCCAACCGACCTCTGAGATCTAGAGCAAAATGTGGAGTGTTTCAGTACGGCTACAGATACACATATTAATCTAGAATTTAAATAAATTACACATAAGGTAATCGTACACGTGGTAAACAATATCTCAAACCACAAGCTTCTGGTCTTCTGTATTGATATATTTTATAACAAGAAAGAATTGTCTCTACAATAGTCTTAGAACAGTCTAAAATCCTGGGTAGGACTGGTGTCTGGGCTCAGCCCTGCGTGGACAGATGGTCACATGGTCATCATAGTTATCTATCTACAAGCAGGAGCAGGCGTCCACTGTGCCGCTGAATGGAAGTGTGCAAGAAAAAACAGAAGATGCGTGGACGTGGCATGCAGCTGAGCAAAGACACTGGTGCGGGTGGGGGGCTAACCCCTCTGAACCCAGACACCTCGGAGCAGGTCGGAGGCAGGGCTCCTGTCCTCAGTTGCATATGGGAAGGTTGCATCGTAACAGCTGAGGTCTGGCTGTCTATAGTCGACATCCCCACATTGGCACATATTCACATCAGGAAGAGTTAGTCTGACTATGGCCCTGCGCTGACAGACGGGGAAAAGAAAAGAGATTTAAGAAAAAGAGTTGAGAGAGAGCAGTTGTGCTACATGCAGATGCACTGTCAAAGAGGTAAGACCCAAGTCCTGCACAGGAACATTGAGGACACAGAAGACCGGAGGAGCTTCAAGTCAAAACAGCCACCCCATCCCACCACCCCAGCccatcaccccaccccaccaccccaaaaAAATCACCAGCACTctaaaatgaagaaaaacacagttgtaggtttgtttttttgttgggcCGTGTGTGGAGGTCTGTCAGAGCGGGTCCCTCAGTGCCTCGGCGTGGGACAGGATCCTGGCAGAGCAGGGCACTCTCCAGGGGCCAGGGCTCAGGGGGGCCCTGGGGTCGGGGGGGTTAGGAGGCCCCTGGGAGCTGCGAGGGGAGGGGGCcgcagcctcctctctgctccgctCCTCTTTAGAGGAGGTCTTGCTTTCCctcccgctcctctcctctctttcgccAGTCTCTGCTTTCCTGACCTCCCGACCCGGGTCTTTGCTGGCTTGGCTCCTCCCCTCAGAAGCCCTTgtgcctgcctcccccccccctcccccctgcttctcCCTGGGAGAGTCACGCCGGGCCTCGGCCCCGGTCCTCTCGCTGCTAGCGACCAGCTCAGAGGCAGCCTCGCCCCCCCGACAGCTCCTGCCCCTGGCATCCCCTCGTTTAGCGGACTTCTTTTCTTTAAAGCCCTCTCCGCTGGCATCCTTCCTCTGCTGCCTTtgtggtctgtctgcctgctgataACTGCTTGCCACTTCCTGTCCAGCTACAGGTGCCTTCCTGGGGCTGGGGGACCTGCTTTCTTTCTGTGGGTGGAACTTCCTGTTTGTCTTGCTTCgttccacttcctgtttactcCTCTCGTGTTTTTTGGGACTGTTTGAGCGCTCTTTGGCTTTGGGGAGGGACTGTGTCTCCCCTGCTGTCTTTGGGCGTCTGGGTTCCTGACGGTGGGTAGAGAGGCTGCTGGGGGGCGGACTGTCTTCCGGCTGGtccccctgctccctgcccccctcccctgggccCCTGCtggtgtgggggcggggggccgggggggcagaGGAACCTGAGATGGTGGAGCTggcgtggagaggagagaggaggggaggcgtgTCTCTGGGCGAACTGGCAGGTGAAATAGCGGTCGGTGTCCGCAGACCTGGAACCAGGACAGGGGGTCAGAGACAGGGTCAGGATCAGAATCAGGGTCAGGATCAGAATCAGGGTTAGATACAGGATCAGGGTCAGATACAGGGTCAGatacagggtcagggtcagataCAGGATCAGGGTCAGatacagggtcagggtcagataCAGGGTCGGATACAGGGTCAGATACAGGGTCAAGGTCAGATACAGGGTCAGATACAGGGTCAGATACAGGGTCGGATACAGGGTCAGATACAGGGTCAAGGTCAGATACAGGGTCAGATACAGGGTCAGATACAGGGTCGGATACAGGGTCGGATACAGGGTCAGGGATAGAAAGACAGTGtcagaagaaaaggaggaggggtttaccggggaggagagggcagagtggTGAGAGCAGCCAGGCGGTCAGTACTGGTGCTCAGTGGAGAAATAGCACCCAGACGAGCCTGTGCTgcctgcaggagggagaggggggagggagagagagagaaggggggaggggtgaggcggagaaagagagagaggatgtgaaaaggaagggagagagagtgggggagagaaaggggaagggaaagagagggggccgGAAATTAGAATTAGACatatagaggaagagagtgatagacagaaagagaaaattGAAAAGTCCCACAGTAAAGCTGTTAGAGACAGCCAGGAACCCCCACTCATTCTAATTTATTCAAAAACACAACTGTAGGTTGAGTCAACGATTATGAATGAATGGAGTGATTATCCTTAAAAGCTACAGCAGAATGGACCTGCAGACAAATTGAAATCTCTATTAACTCATGTAAGCAATTGACAGCTGAATTGTTATCCACATTTATACCCAGTGTAATCCACTTACTAGCAGTGTTTGGCTAATTGTGTTCGTCCATTCAGTTAACTGGTCCATGTTGGTgtccataaaaaaaatatttagatcGCAAGGTGTACCAGGAAGTGAGTGAGGTGTACCAGGaagtgagtgtgaggtgtaccaggaagtgagtgtgaggtgtaccaggaagtgagtgaggtgtaccaggaagtgagtgtgaggtgtaccaggaagtgagtgaggtgtaccaggaagtgagtgtgaggtgtacCAGGAAGTGAGTGAGGTGTACCAGAaagtgagtgtgaggtgtacCAGGAAGTGACTGAGGTGTACCAGGaagtgagtgtgaggtgtacAAGGAAGTGACTGAGGTGTACCAGGAAGTGAGTCAGGTGTACCAGGaagtgagtgtgaggtgtacCAGGACATGATTGAGGTGTACCAGGTAGCGAGTGTGAGGTGTACCAGGAAGTGAGTGAGGTGTACCAGGAAGTGAGTGAGGTGTACCAGGAAGTGAGTGAGGTGTACCAGGAAGTGAATATGAGGTGTACAAGGAAGTGCAGACTCACTGCTGTCCTGTGCCAGGCCTGCCCCGGGGCAGAGGAGCAGCAGAACCTTACTGCCCCCAGCCTGGATCAGCTCTATGGCCCGGGTGTGAGAGATGCCCTGGGTGGGCTCCCCGTTGATCTCCACTATCTGGtcccccacctgcacacacacacacaggcatcttgATTACTCAAGAATAACATGAATGAAACACCAAAAGACAAAGTGTCTTCATGTAAATGCTGTTGTTACTCTACAAAGCTCTAAtctgggtgcacacacacacacacctaacaaacacatacacttaacacacacatcaacatcttacacacaccaacaccgacacacacacaccaacacacactcatacaaactcacaccacacacagcacccctcCACAGCGTCAGACTCACTCTGATCCTGCCGTCCAGCTGGGCCGGCCCGTCCTCCGCCAGGCGCAGGATGTACAGCCCCATGTTGTACTCTGTCCCCCCGCGCAGGCTGAACCcaaaccccctctctccccggtCCAGCTCCACCGTCAGGCagtcctgctcacacacacacaccaacacacacgtacatacacacacacataaccaaacacacacacacacacatacacacgtacatacacacacgtacacacacacacattaatgcgGTCCTAGATTTGTACCAGagtgatagggagggagggagtgcttGCCTGTTTGGGGCCTGTAACACACAGTGTTCCTTGGTCGCCCACAGGAAGTGTCTTGTATTCTGACCAGCTGacttcctctctgttctcctccaggtCCAAGTTGAAACTGGAACACACAGCGCTGTTACTTAgcaatcacacactcacacagcgctGTTACACacctacttacacacacacactcaatcatgTGCACACTCACTTAAGTtaaacacactcgcacatgatctacacacacacaccgtaaattcacacacaacatataatgtacacacacacacacacacacacacacacacacacacacacacacacacacacacaggtcttacTGCTCGTCCTGCTGGGCAGACAGGGTCCTgtgctggggggcggggctctgCTTAGCTGAGCTGGCTCCTGAGGGGGGACCcttgtactctgaaacacacaaacacacacacacactaaccatcaGCATGTACACACTAACACTAACCATCAGCATGTACACACTAACACTAACCATCAGCATGTACACACTAACACTAACCATCAGCATGTACACACTAACACTAACCATCAGCATGTACACACTAACACTAACCATCAGCATGTACACACTAACACTAACCATCAGCATGTACACACTAACACTAACCATCAGCATGTACACACTAACACTAACCATCAGCATGTACACACTAACCATCAGCATGTACACACTAACACTAACCATCAGCATGTACACACTAACACTAACCATCAGCATGTACACACTAACACTAACCATCAGCATGTACACACTAACACTAACCATCAGCATGTACACACTAACACTAACCATCAGCATGTATAcaccctttccatctctctctccctcgccatcctcctcctcctcccacttccctttccccctccctgtccccctccccctccctctccccctctccctcctcctcaccgtcCTCGGGCACCACGGTGAGTGTGACACAGAGGCCCGCCTCCTTGATGAGCAGCACAATGTCGTTGTGTGACAGCTCGATGATGGAGCGCCCGTTCACGGCTGAGATGCGGTCTCCCACGTTCAGCACGCCGCAGCGCTCTGCCGGGCTGCCCTCGATGATGCGGCCAATCTTGTGAGGGatcactgcgcacacacacacacacagagggagatgcATACAATCAGACTAGATTCTAGAatgcagggaaggagatgagggggatgatgtcacacacacagggaaggagatgagggggatgatgtcacacacgcagggaaggagatgagggggatgatgtcacacacgcagggaaggagatgagggtgatgatgtcacacacgcagggaaggagatgagggtgatgatgtcacacacgcagggaaggagatgagggggatgatgtcacacacgcagggaaggagatgagggtgatgatgtcacacacgcagggaaggagatgagggtgatgatgtcacacacgcagggaaggagatgagggtgatgatgtcacacacgcaGGGATGGAGATGAGGGGGATGATGTTACACacgcagggaaggagatgaggaggatgatgtcacacacacagggaaggagatgagggtgatgatgtcacacacacagggatggagatgagggtgatgatgtcacacacgcagggaaggagatgagggtgatgatgtcacacacgcagggaaggagatgagggtgatgatgtcacacacgcagggaaggagatgagggtgatgatgtcacacacgcagggaaggagatgagggtgatgatgtcacacacgcagggaaggagatgagggggatgatgtcacacacgcagggaaggagatgagggtgatgatgtcacacacgcagggaaggagatgagggtgatgatgtcacacacgcagggaaggagatgagggtgatgatgtcacataCACAGGGATggagatgagggtgatgatgtcacacacgcagggaaggagatgagggtgatgatgtcacacacgcagggaaggagatgagggtgatgatgtcacacacgcagggaaggagatgagggtgatgatgtcacacacgcagggaaggagatgagggtgatgatgtcacacacgcagggaaggagatgagggggatgatgtcacacacgcagggaaggagatgagggggatgatgtcacacacgcagggaaggagatgagggtgatgatgtcacacacgcagggaaggagatgagggtgatgatgtcacacacgcagggaaggagatgagggtgatgatgtcacacacgcagggaaggagatgagggtgatgatgtcacacacgcagggaaggagatgagggtgatgatgtcacacacgcagggaaggagatgagggtgatgatgtcacacacgcagggaaggagatgagggggatgatgtcacacacgcagggaaggagatgagggggatgatgtcacacacgcagggaaggagatgagggggatgatgtcacacacgcagggaaggagatgagggtgatgatgtcacacacgcagggaaggagatgagggtgatgatgtcacacacgcagggaaggagatgagggggatgatgtcacacacgcaGGGAAGGGGCGCAGCTCTCACCTCCCAGCGGGGGGCGGCTCTTGGAGGTGAGAATGACAAATCCGAAGCCCTCGCTGTCCCTGCGGTGCAGCGTGATGTCGAAGGAGGACTGGTCCAAGCCACTGAAGGGCGTCTGCAGGCGGGGCAGGCGGGGGGAGCCGTTGACCAGTGCTGGGGACAGGCTCTGGAAGGCCTCCTCCTCCGTGgcatctggaacacacacagcctgacgcGCTACTGGAGGACTGACCTCTGGACATCAccgtatatgagtgtgtgtgtgtataggcgggtgtatgtgtgtgtatatgcgagtgtatgtgtgtgtgtgtgtatatgcggatgtgtgtgtgtgtgtatgtgtgagtttgtatatgtgggtgtatgtgtgtatgtgtgtgtatatgcgggtgtatgtgtgtgtatgtgcgggtgtatgtgtgtgtatgtgtgagtttgtatatgcgggtgtatgtgtgtgtgtgctgacctctGTAGATGACCTTCCTGCGGACGGTGAGCAGCACCTGTCCGTTGCGAGCAGCGTTGGTCATCAGATCGAGCACCTGCTTGTGGGAGCGTCCCTTCACCATGATGCCATCGATACCGATCAGCTCGTCTCCTGCTCTCAGACGCCCGTCCTTCTCTGCTGCTCCCATGGCAATGATGGCACCGATGTACACCTggcacaggggggaggggacaggaagtgagaggtgAAAGGAAATCAGGTGACCAGAAGTCAGAGAACACAGGAagtcagaggagacaggaagtcagaggagacaggaagtcagaggagacaggaagtcagaggagacaggaagtcagaggagacaggaagtcaatGGGTGCTTGGTCAGATGGTGTGCTCGTCTGGGAAGATGTCGACACAGTAACCATAGAAACATAAATGCTCCATTCCAGCAGCAGTGTTCCTGGAGGATCTTACTGGCTGTTccggcccctctcctcccaggacaCGGAAGCCGAAGCccgtctcctggtctctcttgaTGAACACATCCAGGTCTCTGGTGAAGGGTTCTGCacacaggtcaggggtcagacaggGGTCAGACAGCCCGCTTGAGGACCGATCATACAGAGACAACATTGCTGAGTAGGTCACAGTCATTTAAATTGATCAGATTATCACAATGATTTAGTCAGACAGCCACCAACCAGTTAATCAATAAAAcatgtgtacctgtctgtctatctgcccacCTGTCTACATGTGtacctgtctgtttacctgcCCACCTGTCTAcatgtgtacctgtctgtctatctgcccacCTGTCTAcatgtgtacctgtctgtctatctgcccacCTGTCTAcatgtgtacctgtctgtctatctgcccacCTGTCTAcatgtgtacctgtctgtctatctgcccacCTGTCTACATGTGTACCTGTCTACATGtgtacctgtctacctgcccaCCTGCCCACCTGTCTACATGtgtacctgtctacctgcccaCCTGTCTACATGtgtacctgtctacctgcccacctgtctacctgtctacatGTGTACCTGTCTTCTTGcccacctgtctacctgcccaCCTGTCTATATGtgtacctgtctacctgcccaCCTGTCTACATGtgtacctgtctacctgcccaCCTGTCTACACGtgtacctgtctacctgtccacATGTGTACCTGCCCACCTGTCTACATGtttacctgtctacctgcccaCCTGTCTACATGTGTACCTGTCTACCTTCCCACCTGTCCACATGTGTCTACTCACGCTTGCTCTCCAGCAGGGCACGGGACTTGAGGTACATCTCTGTAGCCTCCCTCTTGGGGGAGGCGGAGCCTAGCGTGAGGGCGTGgtaggggaggggctggggggcggaGCCTAGCGTGAGGGCGTGgtaggggaggggctggggggcggaGTCAGGGAGACAGTCCAGACTCTGGGTGCTAGCTGTCATCTCCtgcttctgacacacacacacatcagacagttagaacacatacagtagataCACACCCCCTCATGCAGATTAGCCAGTtagagcacacgcacacacagccctgcttcCACCCCCAGCCATTCCACGCTTCAACACATTAACCCCCCTACCCCAAACAATCACCTGAGAAGATAAACGCTGAATGAGAGAAATTAACACCTTTCACAACAAACAAAAGGAGGCATGCTGAAATTAAATCAACATTCAAATCTAAAGCTTCTGTTTCAAAACATGTAATTAGATGCTGAGGTGGGGTATcaactgaaagaaaaaggtctttgggaggaggaggaagaggaggagaagaggaagaaaggagaggagagggagaaggaatatAACTCTAGACTCACAGGTTTGAGGCTCTTAACAGGAGAGGTATGACCTGCAGAGACCAGACGGAAAACAGGAATTAACACATCGTGTATATATGGAACGATTTCACAAGAAACTAACCGGACAACAATCTCCACCATCACTGAACATTTGATTCCTCACATCATCATGAAAGGAGGGAAACATGGGTTATGGAAACAGAGGCAATCTAACATTTTGGTTAactttagctagcttgctacccaCATGACTAACTGGTTGTGAGCAGACAACAGACAAGGTTAAATTCAGCAAATTGTTGTTTGATTAGATAGATTGTTTATTGATTAGACATGGGGAAACATACAAGAAAACTGACACCCTATTTCTTTAACTAGAATAACTAGCAACGGTCTGAAATGTATAAAATATTACGCAATGTCGTTATATATTGAGTCAACCTTTAGATGTTCTTACGTATAGACATAGTGGCTATGACAACAAGGATAAATATAGCTTACTTCTACACTGGAAACGCTAGAGCACTAAGAAAGACAAATGTGATGACATTCACAAAGCAGTAAAAGgttattttgctgctgctcaacaacaaaaacagatgGAAAGTCGCTACATTTGTTGCTAGTCGCTAGGGAAAGTGAAAAGTTGCTAAATCTCCCTAAATTGGGTGAGAGCACACTGGCATCCcatccagcagagggcgccgccTCACAGAGAGAGCGCTGGACAGATGGGAAGCAGACAAAAAAAACCAAGCTGTGATGAAAGGAACTCCAGGGGGTTGAAACATCAGCGGAGCGGCTCCATCAGTGAACATACATCTCTGGGTTATTAAAGATGAATAGCACATGTACGTGGGAACTCATGGACAGacttgaggagagagaaagagagatggagggaaaaagagagggtgagagagaagcagagaaattCATGCATAAAATCCAATGATCAATCCTGCTCTTTCTCCTCATGTAACTGTACagcacatccccacacacatcctggcTCACGTACTGTTGCAACAGCTCAGGctatacacgcaaacacacgcacacacacaccctgcagagcCCCTGGGGCAGAAAGGAGAACACAGGGTTAACAGAGCATGCTGTGGCAGAGAGACCAGGCCTGCATGGTCAACCACACACCCAGGAATTGGCATGATTATCAAGCATGGGCACACTGGAGGACCCAggacacctcctctcccttcctgcatccatctctgtctgtctctctgtgtctgtctctctctctccatccctgcatccctccctctctgttcacCATCTcatctgctcttctcctcctgttccccccccccagcccctgccctcctccaccctccaagcCAAAGAGTCGTATCAAACTAGGGTTTAATCTGCCATTAGCTACTCAACTGGAGGGCTGAACCCTGCCCCCCTTACCCAgggttgagctgtgtgtgtgtgtgtgtgtgtgtgtgtgtgtgtgtgtgtggggggggggggacgtggcTGTGGAGCTGTCCGCCTGGAGGACCCCAACACTAAGGGCCACACCCTGATTATCTCCGGTAGTTAATAGGGCTGTGATGGTGaacggcctcctcctcccccctggtgcTGTCAGGATGATCAAAGCAGATCCAGGCCTCATCCTCATGTGTTGCTGTCTGCCCCCGGGCGAGGGAGATGGATGAGGGAGACATTAGAAgggtgctcccctcctccccactccctctctccccactccctcccccctcctcccccgctcaggCGGCAGCAGCAGCATGCAGTTCCCCTCACTGAGAGCCCTGGCTGACTGCAGACACTAACAGGAGTAGtggtacgggtgtgtgtgtacgtgcgtatatgtgtgtgtgtgtatatgtgtctccGCATTGTGATGGTCAGGGTGAATCTCTCTCCTCTAACATCTCTATCATTACTGGGATCAGGAGACTGGAACCCACCGCTAGAATGTAATAATTCTACTATGGAAAAACAATCATGCAGAGAAaagcaggtggagagagggagagagaggtggagagagagggagagagaggtggagagaggggaagagagaggtggagagagagggagagagaggtggagagaggggaagagagatggagagaggggaagagaaatggagagagaggtggagagggagagaggtggagagagaggtggagagagagaggtggagagaggggaaaagagatggagagaggggaagacattcaCCTTGATAGAAACCATTCGAAAAAAATGATGTTGTATTGTACAGCAGCAGAGATCATTCTTTcctcccacttcctgttcccagaGAGAAGCCACGGAACACTCAGAAGAACACAAGTAGAACACGTACTGCTGTCTACTCCTCTTGTTTCTATGGTAACGGTATCCCCTCCCCTTCTGCCCATAGTCAAGGTACATCCTGAAGAAACTCCCTAATGACAGTTCCTTCAGGATGTCCaccaccttctctcccccctcacctcctctcagcaccaccttctttctcccccctcacctcctctcagcACCAGCAGGttgacctccccccctcacctcctctcagcACCAGCAGGttgacctccccccctcacctcctctcagcACCAGCAGGttgacctccccccctcacctcctctcagcACCAGCAGGttgacctccccccctcacctcctctcagcACCAGCAGGttgacctccccccctcacctcctctcagcACCAGCAGGttgacctccccccctcacctcctctcagcACCAGCAGGTTGACCTCCCTCCCCACGGGCAGCTCCTTCAGGATGTCCACCACCTGTGCGTGGCTGAGTGCCTGCACGTTGTGGCGTTCCACCTCCTTGATGACGTCCCCCTTCAGCAGTCCGCGGCACCACTGTGCATCCAGGATCATCTTCACCTTCTGGCCCAGGGGGCAGTCTGCGATGGCAAATCCAAACCCCCCCGGCCCCTTCATGAGGGGCACGCTGACCAGCTCTGGCTGCAGCATGGCCCCCGCAGCCTCGGCCTGGCGCCCCCCGCCGGGCAGGGCGGCCACCACGGGACGGCCGCTGGCGTCGGTAGTCACGTAGTGGAGCTCCTGGGAGGAGCCGTGCAaggcctctccctccaccaggaGAGGCTGGCCGTTGAGGAGGGGCACAGCCGTCACCACATCGCCCCCCTGGAGGcccggggctggagggggcgggggcggggggtcgTCGCTGGTCAGGTCCACGTCCGGGGGCAGAGGGTAGCCTCTGCAGAGCACCATGTCCACGTACTGGTTGACGGGGATGGACTGGAACATCAAGACCACCTCTGGGTGGGTCTTACCCAGGACACACGTACCGTTGATCTCTACGATCACAtcacctggaggggggagggaagggtgaggagaacgagggagagcaggaagaagaagaCATTCCTATTAAATACCGAATAT
The window above is part of the Osmerus mordax isolate fOsmMor3 chromosome 1, fOsmMor3.pri, whole genome shotgun sequence genome. Proteins encoded here:
- the LOC136946464 gene encoding membrane-associated guanylate kinase, WW and PDZ domain-containing protein 3 isoform X1, which produces MSRTLKKKKHWSSKVQECSVSWGNLGEFGSVVEVLGGAELGQFPYLGQMKLEVLVCHVGKLPYYGDVLLEVNGTPVSGLTNRDTLAVIRHFREPIRLKTVKPGKVLNADLRHYLSLQFQKGSLDHKLQQVIRDNLYLRTIPCTTRLPRDGEAPGVDYSFISVGDFRILEESGLLLESGTYDGNYYGTPKPPAEPVLLQPDLVDQVLFDEDFGGEVQRKRTTSVSKMDRKDSVVPEEEDEDERPPLANGLPDLKAGSSGWRKAAPSYTQSSGGMEVRVWSSLPRDDSLEPLPLNWEMAYTETGMVYFIDHNSKTTTWLDPRLAKKAKPPEKCEDGELPYGWEEIDDPQYGTYYVDHINQKTQFENPVLEAKKRLNVQSAAVMLQGETSLTGQAFTPDPSQLRGELYHTTLRKSSQGFGFTIIGGDRHDEFLQVKNVLPDGPAAQDNKMASGDVIVEINGTCVLGKTHPEVVLMFQSIPVNQYVDMVLCRGYPLPPDVDLTSDDPPPPPPPAPGLQGGDVVTAVPLLNGQPLLVEGEALHGSSQELHYVTTDASGRPVVAALPGGGRQAEAAGAMLQPELVSVPLMKGPGGFGFAIADCPLGQKVKMILDAQWCRGLLKGDVIKEVERHNVQALSHAQVVDILKELPVGREVNLLVLRGGHTSPVKSLKPKQEMTASTQSLDCLPDSAPQPLPYHALTLGSAPQPLPYHALTLGSASPKREATEMYLKSRALLESKQPFTRDLDVFIKRDQETGFGFRVLGGEGPEQPVYIGAIIAMGAAEKDGRLRAGDELIGIDGIMVKGRSHKQVLDLMTNAARNGQVLLTVRRKVIYRDATEEEAFQSLSPALVNGSPRLPRLQTPFSGLDQSSFDITLHRRDSEGFGFVILTSKSRPPLGVIPHKIGRIIEGSPAERCGVLNVGDRISAVNGRSIIELSHNDIVLLIKEAGLCVTLTVVPEDEYKGPPSGASSAKQSPAPQHRTLSAQQDEHFNLDLEENREEVSWSEYKTLPVGDQGTLCVTGPKQDCLTVELDRGERGFGFSLRGGTEYNMGLYILRLAEDGPAQLDGRIRVGDQIVEINGEPTQGISHTRAIELIQAGGSKVLLLLCPGAGLAQDSSESALPCLRTPTAISPASSPRDTPPLLSPLHASSTISGSSAPPAPRPHTSRGPGEGGREQGDQPEDSPPPSSLSTHRQEPRRPKTAGETQSLPKAKERSNSPKKHERSKQEVERSKTNRKFHPQKESRSPSPRKAPVAGQEVASSYQQADRPQRQQRKDASGEGFKEKKSAKRGDARGRSCRGGEAASELVASSERTGAEARRDSPREKQGGGGGEAGTRASEGRSQASKDPGREVRKAETGEREERSGRESKTSSKEERSREEAAAPSPRSSQGPPNPPDPRAPLSPGPWRVPCSARILSHAEALRDPL